In a single window of the Porites lutea chromosome 14, jaPorLute2.1, whole genome shotgun sequence genome:
- the LOC140924591 gene encoding Golgi reassembly-stacking protein 2-like — protein MGAGQSADIPGGGSEGYHVLRVQENSPGYKAGLEPFFDFIISIENTRLDQDNETLKEILKSNAEKPVKMLVFSSKTCKVREVSITPSSLWGGQGLLGVSIRFCSFEGANENVWHVLEVQPNSPADIAGLRSNTDYIIGADSVLHESEDLFQLIESHEGKVLKLYVYNSETDGCREITITPNRNWGGEGSMGCGIGYGYLHRIPIKDPSELPPQLKASPAPDGFSDVPLVGPMTPPTSVPLVAVSTSASPSQTAGLESGMVNLNLNNPAAPPAMNPFSTLPAVSPATTTTGAYPVGAPLVAPGSTSPSVPSFSPQIQGTPVIGGLPQPLIPLAPVNTSQSSSPQAPAPAETSSVTITATAAPLMTDITAGASPTPLIPVTSTLPTSGDIATSFTPSPPQTQPIVTS, from the exons ATGGGAGCTGGGCAATCTGCAGATATTCCTGGAGGTGGATCTGAAGGATACCATGTTCTCAGG GTTCAAGAAAATTCACCTGGATACAAGGCTGGGTTAGAGCCTTTCTTTGATTTCATCATATCGATCGAAAATACGAGACTG gaCCAGGATAATGAAACCTTGAAGGAAATCCTTAAATCTAATGCAGAGAAACCTGTAAAAATGCTTGTTTTCAGTAGCAAAACATGTAAAGTTAGAG AGGTAAGCATCACACCAAGTAGTTTGTGGGGAGGACAAGGTCTCTTAG GTGTTAGCATTCGATTTTGCTCTTTTGAAGGAGCAAATGAAAATGTCTGGCATGTCTTG GAAGTTCAACCAAACTCACCTGCAGACATTGCTGGATTAAGGTCAAACACTGATTATATTATTGGAGCTGATTCTGTTCTTCATGAA tcTGAGGATTTATTTCAACTGATAGAAAGTCATGAAGGCAAAGTACTTAAGTTGTATGTTTACAATTCAGAAACAGATGGCTGTAGAGAG ATAACAATAACACCAAACAGAAActggggaggggaaggaag CATGGGCTGTGGAATAGGCTACGGTTACCTTCACAGAATACCAATCAAAGATCCCTCTGAACTCCCTCCTCAACTCAAAGCTTCACCGGCTCCTGATGGATTTTCTGAT GTTCCCCTTGTTGGTCCTATGACACCACCCACGTCGGTACctcttgttgctgtttcaaCATCAGCATCACCAAGCCAAACAGCAGGTCTTGAGTCGGGAATGGTGAATTTGAATCTTAACAATCCTGCGGCTCCCCCAGCCATGAATCCATTCAGTACTCTCCCTGCTGTGTCTCCAGCTACCACAACAACTGGAGCATATCCAGTGGGGGCTCCACTGGTGGCACCTGGTAGTACCTCGCCTTCAGTGCCTTCATTCTCGCCCCAAATACAAGGAACGCCTGTCATAGGAGGATTGCCGCAGCCCTTGATTCCATTAGCACCAGTCAATACATCTCAGTCATCGTCACCACAAGCCCCAGCACCAGCTGAAACCTCCTCTGTCACAATAACAGCAACTGCAGCTCCTCTTATGACTGATATCACTGCCGGAGCAAGCCCAACTCCCTTAATACCTGTGACAAGCACTTTACCTACAAGTGGCGACATTGCAACGTCTTTCACACCATCACCACCACAAACGCAACCCATTGTTACATCATAG